Proteins from a single region of Hordeum vulgare subsp. vulgare chromosome 6H, MorexV3_pseudomolecules_assembly, whole genome shotgun sequence:
- the LOC123405971 gene encoding ras-related protein Rab-2-B, translated as MSYAYLFKYIIIGDTGVGKSCLLLQFTDKRFQPVHDLTIGVEFGARMITIDNKPIKLQIWDTAGQESFRSITRSYYRGAAGALLVYDITRRETFNHLASWLEDARQHANANMTVMLIGNKCDLSHRRAVSYEEGEQFAKEHGLVFMEASAKTAQNVEEAFIKTAGTIYKKIQDGVFDVSNESYGIKVGYAVPNASGGGAGSSSQAGGCCS; from the exons ATGTCGTACGCCTACCTCTTCAAGTACATCATCATCGGCGACACAG GCGTAGGCAAGTCATGCCTGCTGCTGCAGTTCACCGACAAGAGGTTTCAGCCCGTGCACGACCTCACCATCGGTGTCGAGTTCGGCGCCCGCATGATCACCATCGACAACAAGCCCATCAAGCTCCAGATTTGGGACACG GCTGGCCAAGAATCATTCAGATCTATAACAAGATCATACTACAGAGGTGCTGCTGGTGCTCTTTTGGTTTATGATATCACCAG GAGGGAAACTTTTAACCATCTTGCGAGCTGGCTAGAAGATGCAAGACAGCACGCAAATGCCAATATGACAGTGATGCTAATTGGAAACAAATGTGATCTGTCTCATAGACGGGCTGTCAGCTATGAGGAGGGTGAACAGTTCGCCAAGGAGCATGGTCTAGTCTTTATGGAGGCATCTGCAAAAACAGCACAAAATGTTGAGGAG GCATTCATTAAGACGGCTGGAACAATATACAAGAAAATCCAAGATGGTGTTTTTGATGTATCTAATGAG TCCTACGGTATCAAAGTTGGGTATGCTGTCCCCAATGCATCTGGAGGTGGTGCTGGCTCGTCCTCTCAAGCAGGCGGCTGCTGCAGTTAA
- the LOC123405972 gene encoding small nuclear ribonucleoprotein SmD1a — MKLVRFLMKLNNETVTIELKNGTTVHGTIIGVDISMNTHLKTVKLTLKGKNPVTLDHLSVRGNNIRYYILPDSLNLETLLVEETPRVKPKKPTAGKPMGRGRGRGRGRGRGRGR, encoded by the exons ATGAAGCTCGTCAG ATTCTTGATGAAGCTGAACAACGAAACGGTGACCATCGAGCTGAAGAATGGCACCACCGTCCACGGCACCATCATCG GTGTCGACATCAGCATGAATACTCATCTAAAGACTGTGAAGCTCACACTGAAAGGGAAGAATCCTGTTACCCTTGACCACCTTAGTGTAAGGGGAAACAACATTCGTTATTACATCCTTCCTGACAGCTTAAACCTGGAGACGTTGCTGGTTGAGGAAACACCAAGGGTGAAGCCTAAGAAGCCTACTGCAG GGAAACCTATGGGTCGTGGGCGCGGCCGTGGTCGTGGGCGCGGTCGTGGCAGGGGGCGCTGA